From one Deltaproteobacteria bacterium genomic stretch:
- a CDS encoding creatininase family protein, with protein MRNTVFMEEMTWKEIKQSIEEGKDTAILVAASMEQHGPHLPIATDTIIGYALAGSAAQRLGNALVAPVIRPALSQHHVGFPGTITFRMKTFLGVLKDCCSGLKAHGFRNAVLFVSHGGNMDALKAFTPYIARDIGNDMRIHLVFALERFMETTREILDKQGITPEKAGVHAGFSETALMLYLRPDLVDMNLAGPGLVEEKFYRRENLENFKISTFIHGIGHFSWNGILGDPMGADARVGEEIFQATVEGLVEEIRQCLGMEGGKES; from the coding sequence TTGAGAAACACCGTTTTTATGGAAGAGATGACCTGGAAGGAAATCAAACAGTCTATTGAGGAAGGAAAAGATACGGCGATACTGGTGGCCGCTTCAATGGAACAGCACGGCCCTCACCTTCCCATCGCGACCGACACTATCATCGGATACGCCCTTGCCGGGTCTGCGGCGCAGCGGCTAGGAAACGCCCTGGTGGCACCGGTTATCCGGCCTGCATTATCTCAGCACCACGTGGGATTTCCCGGAACCATCACCTTCCGAATGAAAACCTTTTTGGGCGTATTGAAAGATTGTTGCAGCGGCCTCAAGGCCCATGGATTCCGAAATGCAGTGCTCTTCGTCTCCCACGGCGGCAACATGGATGCCCTGAAGGCCTTCACTCCCTACATCGCCAGGGATATCGGAAACGACATGCGTATTCACCTTGTCTTTGCACTGGAAAGGTTCATGGAAACCACCCGCGAAATCCTGGACAAGCAGGGAATAACTCCTGAAAAGGCGGGGGTCCATGCAGGATTCAGTGAAACGGCCCTCATGCTGTACCTGAGGCCGGATCTCGTGGACATGAATCTGGCCGGGCCGGGACTAGTGGAGGAGAAATTCTACCGTAGGGAAAACCTGGAGAATTTTAAGATTAGCACCTTCATTCACGGTATCGGTCATTTTTCCTGGAACGGAATACTGGGAGATCCCATGGGGGCGGATGCCCGGGTGGGCGAGGAGATCTTCCAGGCCACCGTTGAAGGCCTTGTTGAGGAAATCCGGCAATGCTTGGGCATGGAAGGAGGAAAAGAAAGTTGA
- a CDS encoding creatininase family protein, producing the protein MKTKVLMEEMSWVEIQEALREGKDGVIVVSGSIEQHGPHLPTATDTILGYEVAKRAAEELGDILVAPVIRPCLSAHHMGFPGSFTLSWETYAAVLRDYCESLAEGGFRNIVLTSSHGGNIAVLKALVPDLARDLWDRTHIHFVDFLSLAEESETAYLETLGISRVKGGVHAGYSETSQMLVTSPHLVEMDEAQKGLDDESFYAPENISRSQVDLFIRGLGSFSPNGILGDARGADPATGEKLLQIAAKALVEGISNALKNQDP; encoded by the coding sequence TTGAAGACAAAAGTGCTGATGGAAGAAATGAGCTGGGTAGAGATCCAGGAGGCCCTTCGCGAAGGGAAAGATGGGGTCATTGTGGTATCGGGCTCCATCGAACAGCACGGCCCACACCTGCCTACCGCCACGGATACTATCCTGGGATACGAAGTGGCCAAACGGGCGGCCGAGGAACTCGGCGACATCCTTGTCGCTCCCGTCATTCGGCCTTGCCTTTCCGCCCACCACATGGGATTCCCGGGTTCCTTCACCCTGAGCTGGGAGACCTACGCCGCGGTCCTGAGGGACTATTGCGAAAGCCTTGCCGAGGGGGGCTTCAGGAACATCGTCTTGACCTCTTCCCACGGGGGAAACATCGCTGTACTAAAGGCCCTTGTTCCAGACCTGGCAAGGGACCTGTGGGACCGAACCCACATCCACTTCGTTGACTTTCTAAGCCTTGCGGAGGAATCAGAAACGGCTTATCTGGAAACCCTGGGAATCTCAAGGGTCAAGGGGGGAGTCCATGCCGGGTATTCGGAGACCTCCCAGATGTTGGTGACAAGCCCCCATCTTGTGGAAATGGATGAGGCTCAAAAGGGCTTGGACGATGAAAGCTTCTATGCCCCGGAAAACATTTCGCGCTCCCAGGTCGACCTGTTCATCCGTGGTCTCGGGTCCTTTTCTCCCAACGGAATCCTCGGGGACGCACGTGGGGCTGATCCAGCCACCGGGGAGAAGCTCCTTCAGATCGCGGCAAAGGCCCTCGTCGAGGGCATTTCAAACGCCCTGAAGAATCAGGATCCCTGA
- a CDS encoding ABC transporter ATP-binding protein — MESQELLRVENLKKYYPIRKGAFSAGKKTIKAVDGVSFFIREGEILGLVGESGCGKSTLGRIALRLEEPTEGAILFQGQDITSLDKEHLRRLRAEMQIIFQDPYSSLNPRYTVEQLIREPLVIHGWGNQKTQKERVLRLLEEVGLKEEHLNRYPHEFSGGQRQRIGIARALALNPKFVVCDEPVSALDVSIQAQVINLLVELKENMGLTYLFISHDLSVIEHLCDRIAVMYLGRIVEVAGADRLRSGALHPYTKALLSASPVPEPGLKRERIILEGDVPNPVDPPPGCRFHTRCPEAEERCRREPPRMHEAEPDHWVWCLKFTSP, encoded by the coding sequence ATGGAATCGCAGGAACTGCTTCGTGTGGAAAACCTGAAGAAATACTACCCGATCAGGAAAGGGGCCTTTTCCGCGGGGAAGAAGACCATCAAGGCCGTAGACGGTGTCTCGTTTTTCATCCGGGAGGGGGAAATCCTCGGCCTGGTCGGGGAGAGCGGTTGTGGAAAGAGCACTCTTGGTCGAATTGCTCTCCGTTTGGAGGAACCTACAGAAGGAGCGATTCTATTCCAGGGGCAGGACATCACCTCCCTTGACAAGGAGCACCTGCGCCGCCTCAGAGCCGAAATGCAGATCATCTTCCAGGATCCTTACTCTTCCCTGAATCCCCGATACACTGTGGAGCAGTTGATCAGGGAACCCCTTGTCATCCATGGGTGGGGAAACCAAAAGACGCAAAAAGAAAGGGTCCTGAGGCTCCTGGAAGAGGTGGGGCTCAAAGAGGAGCATTTGAACCGCTATCCGCACGAATTTTCCGGAGGACAGAGGCAAAGAATCGGCATCGCCCGCGCCCTGGCGTTGAATCCGAAATTCGTTGTCTGTGATGAGCCGGTTTCCGCCCTGGACGTTTCCATTCAGGCCCAGGTCATCAACTTGCTTGTGGAATTAAAGGAGAATATGGGCCTGACCTATCTTTTCATCTCTCACGACCTCTCCGTCATCGAGCACCTGTGCGACCGGATCGCGGTGATGTATCTTGGGCGAATCGTAGAGGTGGCCGGTGCGGACAGGCTTCGATCGGGCGCCCTTCATCCCTATACGAAAGCACTGCTTTCAGCCTCGCCGGTGCCAGAACCAGGACTGAAGCGGGAGCGGATTATTCTGGAAGGAGATGTTCCCAATCCCGTGGACCCGCCGCCGGGATGTCGTTTTCACACGAGGTGTCCCGAGGCCGAGGAACGATGCCGCCGGGAACCTCCCCGCATGCATGAGGCGGAACCTGACCACTGGGTGTGGTGCCTGAAATTCACATCACCTTAG
- a CDS encoding ABC transporter ATP-binding protein: MSPQRELLVIKGLKTSFHTKMGAATAVDDLDLSVKEGQVVGLVGESGCGKSVTALSILRLIKDPPGKIEAGRILFEGEDLLKKPIAEMRRIRGNRISMIFQEPMTSLNPVHRVGDQIAEAISLHQDLPKREAFAHSVEMLKAVGIQAPARRAKAYPHQLSGGMRQRVMIAMALCCSPKLLIADEPTTALDVTIQAQILDLMLKLQEETRTSIILITHDLGVIAETAQYVAVMYAGKIVEYSEVYELFTHPVHPYTVGLMRSIPRPGRDRTRQRKLEAIPGVVPSLTSLPQGCRFSDRCSRAWEKCFKEDPPDVEVAPEHHCRCWLHVH; the protein is encoded by the coding sequence ATGTCCCCTCAACGGGAACTCCTGGTGATTAAAGGTCTGAAGACCAGCTTTCATACCAAAATGGGTGCCGCAACGGCCGTCGACGATCTGGACCTGTCTGTAAAGGAAGGGCAAGTCGTCGGGCTCGTGGGGGAATCGGGTTGCGGGAAGAGCGTCACGGCCCTTTCCATTCTGAGACTCATCAAGGATCCGCCCGGTAAGATCGAGGCCGGCAGGATCCTGTTCGAAGGGGAAGATCTGCTGAAAAAACCCATTGCCGAAATGAGAAGAATCAGGGGAAACCGAATTTCCATGATCTTCCAGGAACCCATGACTTCCCTTAACCCGGTCCACAGGGTGGGAGATCAGATTGCCGAGGCGATCAGCCTTCACCAAGACCTGCCGAAACGGGAGGCCTTTGCCCATTCCGTAGAGATGTTGAAAGCTGTCGGGATTCAGGCCCCCGCCAGGCGCGCGAAGGCGTATCCTCACCAATTAAGCGGAGGAATGAGGCAGAGGGTTATGATTGCTATGGCGCTTTGCTGTTCCCCGAAGCTTTTGATCGCGGACGAACCCACCACGGCCCTGGATGTGACGATCCAGGCCCAGATCCTGGACCTCATGCTGAAACTCCAGGAAGAGACCCGGACTTCCATCATCCTGATTACCCATGATCTGGGGGTTATTGCCGAGACGGCCCAGTACGTGGCGGTGATGTATGCCGGCAAAATCGTGGAATATTCGGAGGTGTATGAACTTTTTACCCATCCGGTCCATCCTTACACAGTCGGTCTGATGCGATCCATCCCAAGGCCGGGCAGGGATCGCACAAGACAAAGGAAGCTGGAGGCCATTCCCGGTGTGGTGCCCAGCCTGACCAGCCTGCCCCAGGGATGCAGGTTCAGCGACAGGTGCAGCAGGGCCTGGGAAAAGTGCTTCAAGGAAGATCCTCCGGATGTGGAAGTCGCGCCTGAGCATCATTGCCGGTGTTGGCTTCACGTGCATTGA
- a CDS encoding PAS domain S-box protein: MGKQRTTSPKKKVPITESDSLFRALVDHSLTGILITTAKGIIFTNQTFQEITGYTPEDIRKMGPYEMVHPEERERVRKIALARLKKKKVRDYYETRWIRKDGEVIWIEVRATVIDDFDEPATLVNVVDITERKRAEEALKKREAELEVQSRKLEETNTALRVLLDQRNEDRIELQKNILFNVEKLIMPFVEDLEKAPLDARHMAYVKIIKSNLHDIIDPFYRELSATHPILTPRQIQVANLIKVGKTTKEIAEILCVSKAAVDFHRDKIRKKLGLTNKKVNLRSYLSLAGKTT, translated from the coding sequence ATGGGCAAGCAAAGAACGACTTCTCCCAAGAAAAAGGTGCCGATCACCGAATCCGATTCCCTTTTCCGGGCCTTGGTGGACCATTCTCTCACAGGTATCCTCATTACGACCGCCAAAGGGATTATCTTCACGAACCAGACATTTCAGGAAATTACGGGATACACCCCGGAGGATATCAGGAAGATGGGGCCTTACGAGATGGTGCATCCCGAAGAGCGGGAGAGGGTCCGGAAGATCGCCCTGGCCAGATTGAAGAAGAAGAAGGTGAGAGATTATTATGAAACCCGATGGATTCGAAAGGACGGGGAGGTTATCTGGATTGAGGTGAGGGCCACCGTGATAGATGATTTTGATGAACCGGCGACCCTTGTCAACGTGGTGGACATCACCGAGAGGAAGAGGGCGGAGGAGGCCCTCAAAAAGAGGGAAGCAGAGCTGGAAGTCCAATCCAGAAAACTTGAAGAGACCAACACGGCCCTCAGAGTACTGCTCGACCAGCGAAACGAGGACAGGATAGAACTCCAAAAGAACATCCTGTTTAACGTTGAAAAGTTGATCATGCCTTTCGTGGAGGATCTGGAAAAAGCACCCTTGGACGCCAGGCACATGGCCTACGTGAAAATCATCAAGTCCAACCTCCATGATATCATCGATCCATTTTACCGGGAATTGTCCGCCACCCATCCGATCCTGACCCCCAGACAGATCCAGGTGGCCAATCTCATCAAGGTGGGAAAAACGACCAAGGAAATCGCTGAGATACTTTGCGTCAGCAAGGCGGCCGTCGATTTTCATCGGGACAAGATACGGAAGAAACTGGGCCTTACAAACAAGAAGGTGAATCTGCGCTCCTATCTGTCTCTGGCCGGAAAGACGACTTGA
- a CDS encoding ABC transporter substrate-binding protein — protein sequence MKKWIVGIVLIAFFCVPFMIVQHSYAADNVWRIGTIFPMTGPLSKNGIKNSDGVKIATEMINDAGGVLGKKVVLVSADAPDPQAAASEANRLITHEKVTAIIGTQASSLSMAATTVAEKNKIFYLENEGISGLITARGFKYIFRTTFNSTMMTTQMVDYAADVLGPRKLGKKASELRLAIIHEDGGFGTSSGKGLMARAKQRGLKVVASETYSAKSTDLSSLVLKLKRAKPDILLAAQYINDSILFHRQAREMRFKTLVIGTTAGQGNPDFYKALGKDAEGVLAGGIPSEISVEGLAEGPKKDAKEFVRRYRESHNGEYPNPTSFVGFAGAWVLYKFILPKAGSLDPEKLREAALSLDIPRGQGVLNWGVKFAGPDQKNAGQNLYASAAINQWQNGEMKLIYPREIASSDLK from the coding sequence ATGAAGAAATGGATCGTGGGAATCGTCTTGATTGCCTTTTTTTGTGTCCCTTTCATGATCGTGCAGCACTCTTACGCTGCAGATAATGTCTGGCGCATCGGGACCATCTTTCCAATGACCGGTCCCCTTTCCAAAAACGGAATCAAGAATTCCGACGGGGTCAAAATCGCCACCGAGATGATAAACGATGCAGGCGGCGTGCTGGGGAAAAAAGTCGTCCTGGTGAGCGCGGATGCCCCGGATCCCCAGGCAGCTGCCAGTGAGGCAAACCGGCTGATTACCCACGAAAAGGTAACGGCCATCATCGGAACCCAGGCCAGCAGTCTTTCCATGGCGGCAACGACCGTTGCTGAAAAAAACAAGATCTTTTACCTGGAAAATGAGGGAATTTCAGGCCTCATCACCGCCCGCGGCTTCAAGTACATCTTCCGGACCACCTTTAACAGCACCATGATGACCACCCAGATGGTGGATTACGCCGCTGATGTCCTCGGTCCCAGAAAACTGGGGAAGAAAGCCAGTGAACTCCGTCTGGCAATCATTCACGAAGACGGCGGGTTCGGGACCTCTTCAGGCAAGGGCCTCATGGCCAGGGCGAAGCAAAGGGGGCTGAAAGTCGTTGCTTCCGAGACATACAGCGCCAAGTCCACAGATCTCTCTTCCCTTGTTCTGAAACTCAAGCGGGCGAAACCCGATATTCTTCTGGCCGCCCAGTACATCAACGACTCCATACTCTTCCACAGGCAGGCACGTGAGATGAGATTTAAGACCCTGGTGATCGGAACCACTGCCGGACAGGGCAATCCCGATTTCTACAAGGCCCTTGGCAAGGACGCCGAAGGTGTACTGGCAGGCGGCATCCCCTCCGAGATCTCCGTTGAAGGGCTTGCTGAAGGCCCCAAAAAAGACGCCAAGGAATTCGTCCGCCGTTACCGTGAAAGCCATAACGGTGAATATCCCAATCCCACATCCTTCGTAGGGTTTGCAGGAGCTTGGGTCCTTTACAAGTTTATCCTTCCCAAGGCCGGCAGCCTGGATCCTGAAAAACTGAGGGAGGCCGCCCTGAGTTTGGATATTCCGAGAGGACAGGGGGTTCTTAACTGGGGAGTGAAATTCGCGGGCCCGGACCAGAAAAACGCAGGACAGAATCTCTATGCCTCTGCTGCCATCAACCAGTGGCAAAACGGGGAGATGAAACTGATTTATCCGAGAGAAATCGCTTCCTCGGATCTCAAGTAA
- a CDS encoding branched-chain amino acid ABC transporter permease, whose amino-acid sequence MDATLFFQLLIAGILLGGIYALASIGLTLIFGVMKIVNFAHGEFLMLAMYFSYWLFHSLHLDPYISIIVVAPGLFLLGLIVYRIIIKPTIGAPVLAQIFVTVGLSMVIENLALLIWSADFRTVSLDYLQHSILIGPFPSLGLEEMIINPARLIAFIIGTSLAVAFYLFLKFSYTGKVIRATSQDRSTAQLMGINIDKIYRVTFAIGIFLVGVAGALMIPIYTVHPFVGFEFVLVMFVVVVLGGMGSIVGAMIAGIFIGIIEVFSGYILGPDSKEAIYFLVFIAVLVIKPSGLFGLEGEEELERIEAIDA is encoded by the coding sequence ATGGACGCAACCCTCTTTTTCCAGCTTCTGATCGCCGGTATCCTGCTCGGGGGCATTTACGCTCTGGCGAGCATCGGGCTAACACTCATCTTCGGGGTCATGAAGATCGTCAACTTCGCCCACGGCGAATTCCTGATGCTGGCCATGTATTTCAGTTACTGGCTTTTTCATTCTCTGCATCTGGATCCATACATTTCCATCATTGTCGTCGCCCCCGGACTTTTCTTGCTGGGCCTCATTGTATATCGTATCATCATCAAGCCCACCATCGGGGCTCCAGTCCTGGCGCAGATCTTCGTCACCGTGGGCTTGTCCATGGTGATCGAGAACCTGGCGCTTCTCATCTGGTCCGCGGATTTCAGGACCGTCTCCCTTGATTACCTTCAGCATTCCATCCTGATCGGTCCCTTTCCCTCCCTCGGACTGGAGGAAATGATCATTAATCCCGCGCGTCTCATCGCCTTTATCATTGGAACCTCCCTGGCGGTTGCTTTTTACCTGTTTCTGAAATTCAGCTATACCGGGAAGGTGATCCGGGCCACATCACAGGATCGATCCACCGCACAACTCATGGGAATCAATATAGACAAGATCTATAGGGTGACCTTCGCCATCGGAATCTTTCTGGTCGGTGTGGCCGGGGCCCTGATGATTCCCATTTATACCGTGCATCCCTTCGTCGGATTCGAATTCGTCCTTGTCATGTTCGTCGTGGTGGTCCTCGGGGGAATGGGCAGCATCGTCGGGGCCATGATCGCGGGAATCTTCATCGGAATAATTGAAGTGTTTTCCGGTTACATCCTGGGTCCTGACAGCAAAGAGGCCATCTATTTCCTGGTGTTTATCGCAGTGCTGGTCATAAAACCTTCCGGATTGTTCGGACTAGAAGGAGAAGAAGAGCTTGAACGAATCGAAGCCATCGACGCATAG
- a CDS encoding branched-chain amino acid ABC transporter permease, with protein sequence MNESKPSTHRGNTLQIAVLILGFLAAAIGPLFIKNDFYLDGFILIFLWGAFSGAWNIISGYAGMVSLCHNAFFAIGAYTSTLLFLRFGITPWAGLLVGGLLAAAVGLLLGIVCFRLRSHYFVLATLAFGQVTFIISTNWRSLTEGAEGLALPIEPSFYNMIFQGKLPYVYLGLALLLLVMIISYSIENSRLGYYLTAFRENEDAARALGVKTGRVRLIAMGISSFLAAVTGTFYAQYIIYIDPSSVARLQLSVQVALFTIVGGLGTVLGPTIGAIIFIPITIFLRATLGTAVPGLHMIIYGSILILVLLFMPKGIYGTLKGKGYPAFSRKLYKGRS encoded by the coding sequence TTGAACGAATCGAAGCCATCGACGCATAGGGGGAACACCCTTCAAATCGCCGTTCTGATCCTGGGATTTCTCGCTGCGGCCATCGGGCCGCTCTTCATCAAGAATGATTTCTATCTGGACGGCTTTATCCTCATTTTTCTCTGGGGTGCCTTTTCCGGCGCATGGAACATCATTTCCGGCTATGCCGGGATGGTTTCCCTGTGTCACAACGCCTTTTTCGCCATCGGGGCCTATACGTCCACATTGCTTTTCCTTCGCTTCGGCATTACTCCATGGGCGGGCTTGCTCGTCGGCGGCCTCCTTGCGGCGGCTGTTGGACTGCTTCTCGGGATCGTGTGTTTCCGGCTGAGGAGCCACTACTTTGTTTTGGCCACCCTAGCCTTCGGACAGGTGACCTTCATCATCAGCACGAACTGGCGTTCCCTTACCGAGGGCGCCGAAGGACTCGCTCTGCCCATTGAACCAAGTTTTTACAACATGATTTTCCAGGGGAAGCTTCCCTATGTATACCTGGGCCTGGCCCTGCTGCTGTTGGTCATGATCATCTCCTATTCCATCGAAAATTCACGGCTCGGATATTACCTTACAGCCTTCAGGGAAAACGAGGACGCAGCCCGCGCGCTTGGTGTTAAAACGGGAAGGGTTCGTTTGATCGCCATGGGGATCAGCTCCTTTCTCGCGGCCGTAACAGGCACCTTTTACGCCCAGTACATCATCTATATCGACCCTTCAAGCGTGGCCCGACTTCAGCTATCGGTCCAGGTGGCCCTCTTCACCATTGTGGGCGGACTCGGCACCGTCCTGGGGCCCACGATAGGCGCTATCATTTTCATTCCGATCACCATATTCCTGAGGGCCACTCTGGGGACGGCGGTTCCCGGCCTTCACATGATCATCTACGGGTCGATCCTCATCCTTGTGCTCCTTTTCATGCCTAAGGGCATTTACGGAACATTAAAGGGCAAGGGTTACCCGGCCTTTTCACGCAAACTCTATAAGGGAAGAAGTTGA
- a CDS encoding ABC transporter ATP-binding protein codes for MLEVHEISKFFGGNPALQHVSFRIDKGEVVGLIGPNGSGKTTLFNVVTGFLRSKTGSIRFDGKNISCMKPEDICFLGLCRTFQITKPFSNIPVLKNVMIGALVREKSLKGARKKAEEVLEFVGMQDKKDVLGKSLTIADRKRLEIARGLATSPRLFLLDEVMAGLTPSELQEIMALIRKMVDSGITLFVIEHIMAAMMNLAERIIVLDHGEIIAQGEPAEIACDPNCIKAYLGEEYLSAQHQQP; via the coding sequence ATGCTTGAGGTCCATGAGATAAGCAAGTTTTTCGGTGGAAACCCGGCCCTTCAACATGTCAGCTTCCGGATCGACAAGGGAGAGGTCGTGGGACTCATCGGTCCCAACGGATCCGGAAAGACCACCCTTTTCAATGTGGTCACGGGATTTCTCCGTTCCAAGACTGGCTCCATCCGCTTTGATGGAAAGAACATCTCCTGTATGAAACCCGAAGATATCTGCTTCCTCGGGCTTTGCCGCACCTTCCAGATCACCAAACCCTTCAGCAACATTCCCGTGCTCAAGAACGTCATGATCGGGGCGCTGGTCAGGGAAAAGAGCCTCAAAGGTGCCAGGAAAAAGGCTGAAGAGGTACTGGAGTTCGTCGGTATGCAGGACAAGAAGGACGTCCTGGGAAAGAGCCTGACCATCGCAGACCGTAAACGTCTTGAGATTGCCAGGGGACTGGCTACCTCCCCAAGGCTTTTCCTCCTTGATGAAGTCATGGCGGGCCTTACTCCAAGCGAACTCCAGGAGATAATGGCCCTTATCCGCAAGATGGTGGACTCCGGGATCACGCTTTTCGTGATCGAGCATATCATGGCGGCGATGATGAACCTGGCCGAGAGAATCATCGTACTGGATCACGGAGAAATCATCGCCCAGGGGGAACCTGCGGAAATAGCCTGTGATCCCAATTGTATCAAGGCTTACCTAGGAGAGGAGTATCTGAGTGCTCAACATCAACAACCTTAA
- a CDS encoding ABC transporter ATP-binding protein, whose protein sequence is MLNINNLNVSYGDVQVLFDVSCSIEEAELVSIVGANAAGKSTLLRAISGILRKVSGSIRFKEKELVGMPAHEVVSLGIVHIPQGRRVFPAMTVQENLELGFYSQRAGGGIQELLNQMYDFFPELSKLKGRLAGRLSGGEQQMLAIARGLMARPVLLTVDEPSLGLAPILVEKTFQIIERIKQEKVTILLVEQNVFKALNISDHAYVIENGRIVMQGLGKDLLQDEHLKKAYLGM, encoded by the coding sequence GTGCTCAACATCAACAACCTTAACGTTTCCTATGGTGATGTCCAGGTCCTTTTCGACGTATCCTGCTCTATTGAAGAGGCGGAACTCGTATCGATCGTCGGGGCCAACGCTGCGGGAAAAAGCACCCTTCTAAGAGCAATATCCGGAATCTTGCGAAAGGTATCCGGATCCATCCGGTTCAAGGAAAAAGAACTCGTGGGCATGCCCGCCCATGAAGTGGTTTCCCTCGGGATCGTTCACATCCCCCAGGGACGCCGGGTCTTTCCTGCGATGACGGTCCAGGAAAACCTGGAACTCGGATTTTACTCCCAGAGGGCGGGAGGAGGCATTCAAGAACTGCTGAATCAGATGTACGACTTCTTCCCTGAGCTCTCCAAACTAAAGGGTCGACTAGCCGGGCGGTTAAGTGGAGGAGAGCAGCAAATGCTGGCCATCGCCCGGGGCCTGATGGCTCGTCCGGTGCTTCTCACGGTGGACGAACCCTCACTCGGCCTTGCCCCGATTCTAGTTGAAAAAACCTTCCAGATCATTGAAAGGATCAAGCAGGAAAAAGTCACCATATTGCTCGTGGAACAAAACGTGTTCAAGGCCCTAAACATCTCCGACCATGCCTACGTCATAGAGAACGGCCGTATCGTAATGCAAGGTCTCGGTAAAGA